From the Nodularia sphaerocarpa UHCC 0038 genome, the window TGCACAGGGAAACCGCAGTGGATACGTCAATGCACTGTTAGCAGAACACCGTCGCCAAATTTTAGCAGCAGAAATGATTGCAGCCCTGAAGCAGGATGCTGAAGACCCAGAATATCTAGCTGAAATTGCTGATTGGGATCATGTTGTTGGAGACGGCATTAATGCCAAGGGATAATTTAACTTATCGACGGGGAGAGATTCGTTGGGTGAATCTTGATCCTACCTTCGGGGCTGAAGCACAAAAAACTCGTCCTTGTTTAATTGTACAGAATGACATTATGAATCAGTATGGATTACTGACCATTGTCATGCCATTTCGACGAGGAAAGAAACAAGCCCCCTATATTGTGAATGTGAAAGCAACAGCAAACAATGGATTAGATCAAGACCGTTTTATTGATGTTGGGCAAATCCGCGCTGTCGATTATAGTCGTATTTTGGGCTTAGTGGGTGTATTAGAGACAGAATACTGGGAACTCATTCGGACATCTGTAAATGTAGTTCTGGGATTTGTTTTTTAAGTCTAACTAATGCAATTCCTATTTTGCCTGAACCCGTGCTTGCTTCACCATTGCAATCAAAGTTTGGTGAGCATCTTCGGAATCTACTAAAATATGATCGAACTGAATCCGAACTGGCACAGTTTCTGCATTTACCTGTGCTGTCAAATTCATCCCCTCAGAGTCAATTGACAGCATTTGTGCGGTTGTAGCATCTGTAACACCGCCAAAAGCCTGGGCGTAAAGAACTACTGCACTAGCATGATCATCGTTCATGTGACTGCAAATACGTGAGCTAATTTCAGGAGAGAAGTTATCAGACATGATGTGCTTGGAGTTGGGAATACAGCGAATACCTAAATTTTAAGCTAATTTGTCCAAAATTGGCAGTTTGGGAAATTGCCCACAGTAGCTTCAGTCTGACTCGAACACTTGCTTTGGTGATATCTGGTGAGGAAGTCGCATTTTAGGGATTTTTTAGGCAATATTATTTGATAGGTCACAATTCGATTAAGATGAAAGTAACATTTGTCAAACACTGTTTATATATCCTTGCGGAAACCAGACAACTTCAACTGTAGCAAAACTATTCAACCAAACTTTTTAAGCTAAGAACTGATGAGCGAAACTAGCCAACGTCGAATTGTGATTGGGGATGTGCATGGACACTATGAAGGTTTGATGAAATTGATGGAGGCGATCGCCCCCGCATCAGAAGATCAAGTATATTTTCTAGGAGACTTAATTGATCGTGGTCCTAAAAGTTGCCATGTAATTGATTTTGTCAAGGATCATAATTATGGGTGTCTGCTGGGAAATCATGAGCAGATGTTATTAAGCATTTTAACTGGTGCTAACGTCTCTACCCCAGCAATGCAAGCATGGCTGTATGGTGGGGGACAAGCAACTATCGCTAGTTACGAAAACGGCACGATTCCTGAAGAACACTTGGAGTGGCTGAAAACTTTGCCCCTGTATCTCGATTTGGGAGATATTTGGTTAACTCATGCTGGCGTTGATCCTGAACTACCTTTAGCAGAACAAACTGCCGAGCAATTTTGCTGGATACGCGACGAATTTCATAGCATTTCGCAACCATACTTTTGTGATAAGCTGATGATCATTGGTCATACTATCACCTTCACCTTCCCTGGTGTTCTCCCTGGTAAGTTGGCACAAGGGCAAGGATGGCTAAATATAGATACTGGTGCTTACCATCCCCGCAGTGGCTGGTTAACTGGACTAGACACTACAAATAACTTAATTTATCAAATCAACATTTTTAACAATTCTGTCCGCACCTTGCCCTTGGCAGAAGGGGTGGTTATGGTTGAACCGTCGAAAATAGCTGGTCGCCGCCATAAGCAGCGAGCCTAGGTAATTGTTGACATTTGCACTAAAGTATGCTGCGGATATTAGCTCGATAAGCAGCATTATCCAATCCGTCACGCTGATTGCTAGGTTGGGCATTAATAGCACTTTGGAGGGCTTTAATGCGATCGCCTGTAGCCGGGTGAGTACTCAAAAATGCCGGCATAGAACCCCCTTTTTGCATCAGCTTTTGCATAAAGGAAACCATCGCCGACTGGCCATAACCAGCCTGTGTCAAAGCGACTAATCCTCTATTATCGGCATCAAATTCATCTTGACGACTGCGGGGACGGTTGAGTGCTAGTTCTAAACCAATTCCCACGGCGGCATTGCGATCTAAACCTGCGGCTGAAGCTACACCACTTGCAATCTCTCTTTGGCGCATCTGTTGTACTAAGTGTCTGCCGCCAATGTGACCAATTTCATGGGCAATTACACTAGCTAATTCCGCTTCATTATCTGCGGCTTTCATCAAACCAGTGTGGATATATACATAACCCCCCAAAGTAGCAAAGGCATTGATAGAGTTATCTTCAATAACTTGGAAGGTAAAAGGAAGATTCGGGCGATCGCTATTAGCTACCAAACGCTGACCAATTTGTTCCACATAGCGATTAATTTGAGAATTGCGGCTCAGTTTAATATTACTACTCTGCAACTGCTGATTCATCTGCCTACCAAGATCAACTTCTTGGCGATCAGACATATTAGACATCTGAATTACCTGTATTCCCCGGAACAGAAGAGACCGGATATCGAAAGCATTACCCGGCATGGGTGTAGTCAGGCACAGAGTCAGGGCGACTACCACTGAAATCAACGGATAAAACCAACGTCGTCGCCCAGTCAGATGATTTGCCAAAAAGCTGTTCCAATTCATGGTAATTAAGTTAATGGGATAAATTGTCGGACGTATCTAGACTCTTGTAAGTTGCATTCTTGACTTAAAACAAAATTTCTATACCAGTATGGTTCTCAAATCTGTGATCAGCAAATTCTGTTTCCATCTAAAATCAACAGAATGTGTTTGTATTCAGATTCTTGTCCTACTCCCAATTTACCAACCAGTGATCAACTGTCGCCAAACTACAACACCCAGTTGCTATCAAATCGGGAAACTTTTCCTGTCCCTGACAAAACTTGTTGCTAAAATCAATTATTCCGCTTCTATCTAGGAAAAGTTTGTATGGCTATTTTAGATTCCAAAGGACGCTTGTTCGGCAAAATCAATTTCCTTGATTTAGGTGCTGCACTGGTAATTCTGCTAGTAATATTTGGTATATTTGTTTTTCCTGGAACGACTGGTTCTGTAGCCCAAGTCGGTACTAACACCGTACCTATTGAGGTAGACTTAGCAGTTCGCGGTTTGAATGTACGCGATCCTGAACGGTTATTTGAGCAAGGATTTACAAAAGGCGGTAAAACTAATGTGATTATCCGCAATCAACCCTACGGTCAAATTGGGATCAAATCCGTGCAAGTCCTACCTAGAACGTTAACAGTTTCCCAACCAGATGGTTCGGTGAAAGAATTACCAGATCCCAGGACAAACAATTTTAGTACAGATATGCTTTTAACTTTAGAAGGTAAAGCCCAAATTACTGACGGTGGACCAGTATTAGGTAATAGTAAAGTAAAAATTGGTACTACCTTTGAATTAGAAGGTTTTAACTATAACTTTAATTCTACAGTTATCGATGTCAGAATAAAAGACAGCTAACGAACACAAAGATCCCCGACTTCTTAATTCTTCGGGGATCTGAACCTCTTCTAATTCAGGGCGTTGCTGAAACCAAGTATGAATTTAGGTGTAGAGACGTTCCAGGGAACGTCTCTACATGAGTTTTGACTTCAAATCAGCAACGCCTAATTCAGCATCGGTAAAAATTGCCGAATCAAGCCAATAGTCACAGCTGGTAGTTCCAAATGAGGCGTTAATCCCACATCTTCTAATCGCTGAAATATTCGGATAGCTTGGGGATTCTTCTCCCAAAGACGACGACCAATTTCCGGTCCAGTAAATTCTGACTTTTGTCCCCAAATAATCGCCGTAGGAGTTGTCAACTGTTGTATATATAAGGATAAATCAAAAGATAAATCGCCACGGACAAAAGACAGGGCTGCATATTCAGCATTGGGTTGCTGGGCAGATTGGAGATAAGCCTCAACAATTTCCTCGTATATGCGATTAGACTGGGCAAATTGCCGTTGTTCTAAGAAATTACGAATACCGCTACTCGTAGCAATTCCAGCGCTATAAAGCAAGCGATCAATAATGGGAAGGCTAACTATTTGGGCAAAAACGCTGCGAGAATAGTCTTCGCCAAAATCCGAGAGTCCGGCTGGTGTTACCAGAATTAAAGACTTGAATAAATCAGGATAGGCGATCGCCACTCGAATTGTAAAGGCCGCAGTCAGGGAAGAAGCGATGACTTTCACAGGCCCTGTACAAGTCTGCTGGATAAACTCCCGAATCGTCGTCAGATAATCATCAATCATGTAGTTCCGGGCTGGATGCTCAGACCTACCCCAACCAATTAAATCTGGTGCTAAAACGCGATATTCGCCAGCAAAAGCCGGATAAACCTTCGACCACTCATAAGCAGAAGACCCGCCACCAAAGCCGTGTAGGAATACCAAAGTTTCCCTCTCATGTTTTGCGGTGGAATCATCCTGCCAAGGTGAGCTACTGGCAGTATAATAAACCATCTTACCTAATGAGGTAATTATGGAGCGTTGCTCAAATCCTTGTGGCTGAAACATAGGTGTTGATGAAATTTCTGTGATGGTTACTCAATGTGACGCATAGTTTGACGGATAGTTACCTGACCCCAAAGTGCTGCCCTGTGGGATTCAAACAGACCACAATTGTGATTATCGGCGAACTAATAATTATGCACCTCTAGCTCCCGTCAGATTAAGTAGGTAATTTTTGGGCTATTCTCAAAAATGTATTTGCTTGTAATTGCTACCATACAAGGATTTATCATTAAACATTATTGTAATTGACGGAGGTAAACACTGTGGCAAAGGCTTCATTTTCTGGAAAGCAACTGCTCAACCAAATTCCCCACAAGTCGCTCTTAGAGTTCAAGACAAAAAGCCCAAAGCAACGAACTTTCAAGCCTTTGTCTGGGCCTGGAGGCATTTTGGGCTTTTTCACAATTCTTGTGGCGATGCTGTTGTGGAACTGGAAACTGCTATTGGCGCTTTTGGTTGGCGTTGGAGTAATGTTATTAGTTTACTCAATGCAGAAATGGGACTGGCAATTGCGCTTATCCCAGATGTGGAAATTCTTAAACAGCCCCAATTGTCGTTTAGCTTTAGCGGTAGGTAGTGGCGGTATTGCTACTGTTAGCACATACATGGCTGCGGCTATCTGGGTTGATTCCAAAAGTTCCTGGATTGCGGCTGGTGCGATTGTGCAAGGTTTGGGAACGTTATTAACTTTAATTTTGTTGGTTTGGCAAATCGTCAGCTTTTACGGAAACCAAGAGCAAAATAACCTTGATCAGTTATTGGTTAATTTAACAGAACCAGATTCTTTGAAGCGTTTGATTGCTATCCGACAATTAACTAAAATCATCACCAGTCAGCGAGTTGACTCCCAGGTGCAGGAAGAAGTTGTTCAATGCTTGCGACTATTACTCAGTCAAGAGCAGGAAACAGTGATTAGAGATGCGGCTTTAGACAGTTTACAAGCCTGGGATAGCGGGCGATCATCGCTACCATTGAGCAAAGTGACAAATTTGACCCCTTTATCTACAAAGTTGAAGGTTCATATTTCTTCCTCCTAGACATCGAGGCGTTGCTGATTTCAAATATGAATTAGGCTCACGCAAAGGCGCAAAGGCGCAAAGGTAGGAAGAAAAATCAAGGTGATTTTGGCATTTCATACTTTAGTTCAGCAACGCCGACATCGACCTCAAATATGCGTCTTCGGTGAACCCTTGTAGAGACGTTGCATGGAACGTCTCTAGATAGTTTCTCAAAGATATTGCAGTTTACTTAGTAGGTAAGGATGAATAAACTAAACTATGTTAGGGACTTCCAAATAAAAAAATATGCCAAAAATTATTGTGGAGCGGCATCTTGCCCGCTAATCATTAAGGACGGGCAGGATGCCCATCCCACAATTGGGGATAATTTATTTTCTGGTGTTCCCTTACGACTCGTCAACAGAACCCAAACCCTGATTAATGACCAATGACAAATGACCAATGACCAATGACAAATGACGACCCTAACTAGTTAACTTTATTTACGCCGAGCTACTTATGAACCTTTGGCGATTGTCGCTCAACTCGTCCATTTTTGACTTGCACCACTGGATGATTACACCGACGTACCAATTGTTCATCATGGGTAGTCACAATTACGGTTGCGCCAAAGTTATTTAACTTTTGCAGAATCTGCATGACTTGCCAAGAATTATCAGGATCAAGATTACCTGTGGGTTCATCCGCCAAAAGTAACGGAGGTGTGCCGACAATCGCCCGCGCAATACTTACCCGTTGTTGTTCTCCCCCAGAAAGTTGATCGGGAAAACAATCGGCTTTACTCAGTAAACCTACTAGCTTCAAAGTAGGCTCTAAACGTCGGTGAATTTCCTTACGGGTATAGCCTTGCGCTTGCAATACAAAGGTGATATTTTCGGCTACGGTGCGCTGAGTAATCAATTTGTAGTCTTGAAAGACAATTCCAATGCGTCGTCGTAATCTTGACAGGCGATCGCCTCGCAAAGTCTTAACATGATAATCATCAACAATCACATCGCCCTGTGTGGGTAACTCCTCACCATACAAAAGTTTTAACAAAGTTGATTTCCCCGAACCACTAGGCCCTGTAATCACTAAAAATTCTTTCTTTTTCACCTCTAGATTCACATCCAATAAAGCGTGACAGCCATTTTTATAGGTTTTAGTCACAGAGCGCAATTGTACCATTGCCTCTGTATTACTACTCGGCTGTTGACTTTTTTGCTCTTCTGTGTTGAATGATTTATCACTAGTTGTTGGGGTTGTTAAAACTGGCATTATTAAACTTTTCTCATCCGCTCAACTAAATAGCCGCAAGTTTGTGATTTGAGATTCACCTTACAAACAGGATTCCCCGCTTTGATCTGGGAATCTCAAATCGAAAGTCCAAAAATCAAAATTTACTGAAGACCTGTGTAAAAGTCAGCAGTTAGCACTAGATTGCGCCCCTAGCAGTCAAACGATAAATAAAAGCTTTCACAGCAAATTCCGGCAAAGCCAACATCCGCCGCCAACGCCAGGGTTCTTGATAAAGCCGATACAGCCATTCCAAGTTGTTATTTCCTAACCAAGCCGGAGCGCGAGTTTTTATCCCTGACCAAATATCGAAGCTACCACCAACACCAATCCAAATGGCTTGGGGGCATAAATGACGGTTTTGGGCAATCCATAACTCTTGACGTGGTACTCCCAAACCCACAAAAATTACTTGTGGCTGTAATTGGGTGAGTCTTTGTTTTAATTGCTCTTCTTCTTCTGGGTTATGGTAGCCAGAATTAGTCCCTACGACATTCAAGGTGGGTATTTGCTGCTGCCAAAATTCTGCGGCTGTTGCAGCTACTCCAGATGCTCCACCATAGAAAAAAACTTTTGCATCTGTCTGCTGTTGTCCCAGTTCTTGCAACAGGGTTTCTGCTAGCTCAATCCCCGGACAACGCTGCACTTTTTGCCAAAAAAGCCATCGCAAATACAGAACTACTCCCGCGCCATCTGGAATTACTAGCTCGGCATTTTGAATTACTTGAGCCAGAGTTGGATTCCGTTCTGCCTGCATCGTCATTTCTGCATTCAGCGTAACTACATGAGTTCCTCTGCTGTGTTGCACGCATTCCAGCAACCAGCCTGGATAGTTACTCATCAGATGAACTGGTATTCCCAGTACCGAAAACACTTGAGGCGGTTTAAACATAGCCCGATATTGAATTAGACTCACACCAGATTCTCCCGCCCGTAAGTCTATCAAATTTTTTCCATTGAGCAAAAAACAATTAACTGATTGGGGAGAGAAAAATATAAAAGTTACTTACCTGAGATAATGCAATAGGCTACATTCAGATTTTGTTGAGGAAACACTATGGCACAAAAAATCTGAGTATTACACAAGTAGCTTTTGAACAGCGATTTTTGCCAAATTTCTGGCGAACCAAAGCAAAAATATCGGTTTTAGCTGGACTTAACTTTTTTGACAAGTTCACACACCTGGCACATTCAGGCACTCAGCGCTAATTCCTACGTCAGAAAGATAGAAAATAACATTAAACTAATTGAGGTTGGGTACTGGTATTTTGGGTTCATCCCTGGTGATTTGATTGCAGTATTTTGTTTGAATGTCTGGAAAATGTATCTAGATCATATCGGATTTTTTGAGGAATACATTTCCCATAAATCAGATGCGTGGACTTCGGGAGCGAAGAGATTCGGCGAACTCCATTTTCAAGTTAAAGTAATCTAACGTGCGGAATTTGATTATGAGTAAGATTCGTGTGGCTCTGATTGAAGATCATGACCTCACCCGTGTAGGTATTCGGACAGCTTTACAACAAAAGGCAGAAATTGAAGTTGTCGGAGAAGCTGCGAGTGCGATCGCAGGTCTAAAAATGTTAAAAAAGTTACAACCTGATATTGCAATTGTCGATATTGGTTTACCAGACAAGGATGGTATTGAACTGACACGGGAATTGAAAGCTTTCACGAATGGAGACGATTCAGCAACAAAGGTCCTAATTTTAACGCTCCAGGATAATAAAGAAGCCGTGCTGGCAGCTTTTGCAGCTGGGGCTGATTCTTACTGTATGAAAGATATCAAGTTTGATAATTTGCTCGAAGCCGTGCGAGTAACTTACGATGGCAATGCTTGGATTGATCCAGCGATCGCTCGAATTGTGTTACAACAAGCACAAGAAAATCCCCCATTACGTCAAACTGTCACCACAAATGAGCAAAATATTTTACCACACTCAGAATCTGAGTCAGAAAAGGAAAATATTCAGGCTTACACCCTTACAGAAAGGGAGTTAGAAGTGTTACAGTTAATCGTTGAAGGTTGTAGCAATGCACTCATTGCCGAACGACTCTATATTACCGTGGGGACTGTGAAAACACACGTGAGAAATATTTTGAATAAGCTCTGTGCTGATGACCGCACCCAAGCAGCAGTGCGCGCCTTGCGTTCTGGATTAGTAGGATAGACTTAAATTATACTGTAAAAAAGGTAGCAAACTCCACCAAAGTTGAAAACCCAAGAGTAAATTTATTACTTCCAACTAAGTAACTTCTTTGTAGAGATTACTTTTTCATCTTGTTTAATCTTGAGGTAACAGGTGGGATAAAAAGTGCCAAATCTCGCCATTTTAGAATCCCAAAATTTAAAGTCAAATATGACTGAAACAGACCTAGGCAAATTAAAGCTCATGGTCGTAGACGATGAGCAGGATAACTTAGATTTACTCTATCGTACTTTTAGGCGAGATTTTGAAGTATATAAAGCTAATAATGCTGGAAGTGCGCTAGAAATTCTCGACAAAGAAGGCGAGATGGCTGTGATTATTTCGGATCAAAGAATGCCGGAAATGAACGGTACTGAGTTTCTCAGTCTCACAGTGGAGCGGTTTCCTGATACAATTCGGATTTTACTGACTGGTTTTACTGATGTTGAAGACTTGGTAGCGGCAATTAACTCCGGTCAAGTGTTCAAATACATCACCAAACCTTGGAGTCCTGAACAACTGAAAGTATTAGTTGATCAAGCCACTGATACATATTGCCTAGTCAAGAAGCGTACCCGCGAGTTAAGTCGCGCTTTGCGGCGAGAATCTTTGTTTAATGCGGTGACAACGGCAATTCGGGAATCTCTCGATTATGACAGTATGCTGCAAAAGATTGTAGCTACCATTGGACAGACATTTGCAACTACTTATTGTTTGCTCAGACCAGTGGAGAGCGATCGCTTAACAGCAGAGGAATTTTGTTATCAAGACTCTAACTCCAGTTTACCCGATGGAGCCTACGACCCCAGTCTGTTAATTGAAAAAGTTCTGCAAACCCGCCATTATCAACTGACTCAAGATACTTATGACGGCAACCACTGTCAGCAAATGGTTGTACCACTGTCCTACCAGCAGCATTTACTAGCCGTCCTTGCTATCTACCAATGGGGAAACCATCAACCTTGGCAAGAGGAAGAAATCCAACTGATTGCAGGTGTCGCCGAACAAGCAGCTTTAGCTCTCTCCCAAGCCAAACTCTACCAGCGTCTCCAAGAAAAGCAAGCACAGCTCGGCACTGAATTGGAAGTAGCGCGCCAAATTCAAAACAATCTGCTGCGCCAAACTCTACCGGATATCACAGGTGTCAAGGTGCAAGCCTGTTGTTACCCGGCGCGTGAAGTGGGAGGAGATTTTTTTGAGGTGTTTGTCCATCCCAAAGGAGATTTATGGTTAGCCGTAGGTGATGTTTCCGGTAAGGGTGTGCCTGCTGCTTTATTCATGGCTAGTGCAATTTCGGTATTACGCCGGGAACTAGCACAAGAAACGCCAGCCGAGCCAAATGTAGTGCTACATCACCTCAACAAGGCTCTTTCTGATGACTTGATTGGCAACAATTACTTTATTACTCTGGTCTTAGCTCGTTATACTCCTACGACCAAAGAGCTAGTCTATGCTAATGCCGGTCATATTTATCCCTTGCTTTGGTCACATAGTACTGTAGCTAACCCTATTTATCTGAAAGTGCGCGGCATTCCTGTGGGTATCTTGCCTCAGTGGCAAGCAAAATCGGGTCACTTAACTCTCGCTCCAGGAGATACCTTACTGCTCGCTAGTGATGGAATTACAGAAGCTATGGTATCAAATAAATTATTGAATCCAGAAGAAACTGAGGATAGTGGACAGCTAATCAGCCGTTCTATGCTCAATCAAGAAGGACTTTGGCAACTCTTACAAAGAGAACCCCAACCGTT encodes:
- a CDS encoding CopG family transcriptional regulator; protein product: MLKVTITLEEDILRFVDQYAQGNRSGYVNALLAEHRRQILAAEMIAALKQDAEDPEYLAEIADWDHVVGDGINAKG
- a CDS encoding type II toxin-antitoxin system PemK/MazF family toxin; translation: MPRDNLTYRRGEIRWVNLDPTFGAEAQKTRPCLIVQNDIMNQYGLLTIVMPFRRGKKQAPYIVNVKATANNGLDQDRFIDVGQIRAVDYSRILGLVGVLETEYWELIRTSVNVVLGFVF
- a CDS encoding DUF2470 domain-containing protein, whose product is MSDNFSPEISSRICSHMNDDHASAVVLYAQAFGGVTDATTAQMLSIDSEGMNLTAQVNAETVPVRIQFDHILVDSEDAHQTLIAMVKQARVQAK
- a CDS encoding metallophosphoesterase family protein → MSETSQRRIVIGDVHGHYEGLMKLMEAIAPASEDQVYFLGDLIDRGPKSCHVIDFVKDHNYGCLLGNHEQMLLSILTGANVSTPAMQAWLYGGGQATIASYENGTIPEEHLEWLKTLPLYLDLGDIWLTHAGVDPELPLAEQTAEQFCWIRDEFHSISQPYFCDKLMIIGHTITFTFPGVLPGKLAQGQGWLNIDTGAYHPRSGWLTGLDTTNNLIYQINIFNNSVRTLPLAEGVVMVEPSKIAGRRHKQRA
- a CDS encoding M48 family metallopeptidase, with the translated sequence MNWNSFLANHLTGRRRWFYPLISVVVALTLCLTTPMPGNAFDIRSLLFRGIQVIQMSNMSDRQEVDLGRQMNQQLQSSNIKLSRNSQINRYVEQIGQRLVANSDRPNLPFTFQVIEDNSINAFATLGGYVYIHTGLMKAADNEAELASVIAHEIGHIGGRHLVQQMRQREIASGVASAAGLDRNAAVGIGLELALNRPRSRQDEFDADNRGLVALTQAGYGQSAMVSFMQKLMQKGGSMPAFLSTHPATGDRIKALQSAINAQPSNQRDGLDNAAYRANIRSIL
- a CDS encoding DUF4330 domain-containing protein gives rise to the protein MAILDSKGRLFGKINFLDLGAALVILLVIFGIFVFPGTTGSVAQVGTNTVPIEVDLAVRGLNVRDPERLFEQGFTKGGKTNVIIRNQPYGQIGIKSVQVLPRTLTVSQPDGSVKELPDPRTNNFSTDMLLTLEGKAQITDGGPVLGNSKVKIGTTFELEGFNYNFNSTVIDVRIKDS
- a CDS encoding alpha/beta fold hydrolase; amino-acid sequence: MFQPQGFEQRSIITSLGKMVYYTASSSPWQDDSTAKHERETLVFLHGFGGGSSAYEWSKVYPAFAGEYRVLAPDLIGWGRSEHPARNYMIDDYLTTIREFIQQTCTGPVKVIASSLTAAFTIRVAIAYPDLFKSLILVTPAGLSDFGEDYSRSVFAQIVSLPIIDRLLYSAGIATSSGIRNFLEQRQFAQSNRIYEEIVEAYLQSAQQPNAEYAALSFVRGDLSFDLSLYIQQLTTPTAIIWGQKSEFTGPEIGRRLWEKNPQAIRIFQRLEDVGLTPHLELPAVTIGLIRQFLPMLN
- a CDS encoding armadillo-type fold-containing protein; translation: MAKASFSGKQLLNQIPHKSLLEFKTKSPKQRTFKPLSGPGGILGFFTILVAMLLWNWKLLLALLVGVGVMLLVYSMQKWDWQLRLSQMWKFLNSPNCRLALAVGSGGIATVSTYMAAAIWVDSKSSWIAAGAIVQGLGTLLTLILLVWQIVSFYGNQEQNNLDQLLVNLTEPDSLKRLIAIRQLTKIITSQRVDSQVQEEVVQCLRLLLSQEQETVIRDAALDSLQAWDSGRSSLPLSKVTNLTPLSTKLKVHISSS
- the ftsE gene encoding cell division ATP-binding protein FtsE: MPVLTTPTTSDKSFNTEEQKSQQPSSNTEAMVQLRSVTKTYKNGCHALLDVNLEVKKKEFLVITGPSGSGKSTLLKLLYGEELPTQGDVIVDDYHVKTLRGDRLSRLRRRIGIVFQDYKLITQRTVAENITFVLQAQGYTRKEIHRRLEPTLKLVGLLSKADCFPDQLSGGEQQRVSIARAIVGTPPLLLADEPTGNLDPDNSWQVMQILQKLNNFGATVIVTTHDEQLVRRCNHPVVQVKNGRVERQSPKVHK
- a CDS encoding WecB/TagA/CpsF family glycosyltransferase; translation: MFKPPQVFSVLGIPVHLMSNYPGWLLECVQHSRGTHVVTLNAEMTMQAERNPTLAQVIQNAELVIPDGAGVVLYLRWLFWQKVQRCPGIELAETLLQELGQQQTDAKVFFYGGASGVAATAAEFWQQQIPTLNVVGTNSGYHNPEEEEQLKQRLTQLQPQVIFVGLGVPRQELWIAQNRHLCPQAIWIGVGGSFDIWSGIKTRAPAWLGNNNLEWLYRLYQEPWRWRRMLALPEFAVKAFIYRLTARGAI
- a CDS encoding response regulator transcription factor encodes the protein MSKIRVALIEDHDLTRVGIRTALQQKAEIEVVGEAASAIAGLKMLKKLQPDIAIVDIGLPDKDGIELTRELKAFTNGDDSATKVLILTLQDNKEAVLAAFAAGADSYCMKDIKFDNLLEAVRVTYDGNAWIDPAIARIVLQQAQENPPLRQTVTTNEQNILPHSESESEKENIQAYTLTERELEVLQLIVEGCSNALIAERLYITVGTVKTHVRNILNKLCADDRTQAAVRALRSGLVG
- a CDS encoding SpoIIE family protein phosphatase, coding for MTETDLGKLKLMVVDDEQDNLDLLYRTFRRDFEVYKANNAGSALEILDKEGEMAVIISDQRMPEMNGTEFLSLTVERFPDTIRILLTGFTDVEDLVAAINSGQVFKYITKPWSPEQLKVLVDQATDTYCLVKKRTRELSRALRRESLFNAVTTAIRESLDYDSMLQKIVATIGQTFATTYCLLRPVESDRLTAEEFCYQDSNSSLPDGAYDPSLLIEKVLQTRHYQLTQDTYDGNHCQQMVVPLSYQQHLLAVLAIYQWGNHQPWQEEEIQLIAGVAEQAALALSQAKLYQRLQEKQAQLGTELEVARQIQNNLLRQTLPDITGVKVQACCYPAREVGGDFFEVFVHPKGDLWLAVGDVSGKGVPAALFMASAISVLRRELAQETPAEPNVVLHHLNKALSDDLIGNNYFITLVLARYTPTTKELVYANAGHIYPLLWSHSTVANPIYLKVRGIPVGILPQWQAKSGHLTLAPGDTLLLASDGITEAMVSNKLLNPEETEDSGQLISRSMLNQEGLWQLLQREPQPFSLQNLLARIQADNHIQEDDQTILSLEVL